A single region of the Thermomicrobiales bacterium genome encodes:
- a CDS encoding thiolase family protein, translating into MRDTSLPPAPVIVDTVRTPIGRYGGALAAVRPDDLAALVISAIVDRTGVDPNLIDDVILGCTNQAGEDNRNVARMASLIAGLPETVPGQTVNRLCASGLQAIASAAQAIRAREGSVFIAGGVESMTRSPYVMLKPGTPYPRGDLGLVDSTLGWRFVNPELAARHHPYSMGETAENVAERCAVSRESQDAFAAESQRRAEVAIAEGRFVREIVPVRVPAKNGFSDVSIDEHPRPGTTAADLARLRPVFREGGSVTAGNSSGINDGAAAVLVADATAATELGLHAKARILGSTVVGLDPAIMGLGPIAATRKLLGRLGISVDELDVIELNEAFAAQALPCIDQLGLDPAKVNPNGGAIALGHPLGATGARMMTTLVHELERSGGRYGLATLCIGTGQGMAMLIERLDQA; encoded by the coding sequence ATGAGAGACACTTCACTTCCGCCTGCACCGGTCATCGTCGATACCGTGCGCACACCGATTGGCCGCTACGGCGGCGCGTTGGCTGCTGTGCGGCCCGACGATCTTGCAGCGCTCGTCATTTCAGCGATTGTCGATCGGACTGGCGTCGACCCAAATCTGATCGACGATGTCATCCTGGGCTGCACCAACCAGGCCGGTGAGGACAATCGAAACGTCGCTCGCATGGCGTCGTTGATCGCCGGGTTGCCGGAGACAGTGCCTGGCCAAACGGTGAACCGCCTTTGCGCGTCGGGGTTGCAAGCAATCGCATCGGCGGCGCAGGCGATCCGGGCCAGAGAGGGTTCCGTCTTCATCGCGGGTGGGGTCGAGAGCATGACCCGTTCGCCCTACGTGATGTTGAAACCCGGTACTCCCTACCCGCGGGGAGACCTGGGGCTGGTCGATTCGACGCTTGGCTGGCGTTTCGTCAATCCGGAATTGGCCGCTCGTCACCACCCCTATTCGATGGGAGAAACGGCCGAGAATGTCGCCGAGCGATGCGCCGTTTCACGCGAGTCCCAGGATGCCTTCGCGGCTGAAAGCCAGAGACGCGCCGAAGTCGCCATCGCTGAAGGACGCTTCGTGCGAGAGATCGTGCCCGTTCGTGTGCCTGCGAAAAACGGATTCTCCGACGTCTCCATCGACGAGCATCCCAGACCCGGCACCACTGCAGCAGATCTCGCGCGGCTGCGGCCAGTGTTCCGAGAGGGCGGCAGCGTGACGGCAGGCAATTCCAGCGGCATCAACGATGGCGCCGCAGCCGTGCTGGTAGCAGACGCGACGGCAGCAACGGAGTTGGGCCTTCACGCAAAGGCGCGCATTCTCGGCTCGACTGTGGTGGGACTCGATCCCGCGATCATGGGATTGGGTCCGATCGCGGCGACCCGGAAGCTGCTCGGCAGACTGGGGATCTCGGTCGATGAGCTCGATGTCATCGAACTGAACGAGGCGTTTGCTGCTCAGGCTCTGCCCTGCATCGACCAACTTGGCCTCGATCCAGCCAAAGTCAATCCCAACGGCGGGGCAATCGCCCTCGGGCACCCGCTGGGCGCCACCGGCGCGCGCATGATGACCACGCTGGTGCACGAGCTCGAGCGAAGTGGCGGCCGCTACGGACTGGCCACACTGTGTATTGGCACCGGCCAGGGGATGGCCATGCTCATCGAACGACTGGACCAGGCATGA
- the thpR gene encoding RNA 2',3'-cyclic phosphodiesterase, translating into MIIATSIVRNSTRGCASRPTSFRDTYTPAMAKRKHSAPSPKPGRPPAKPDGPRLFIAAPLPPTVTDQLGHLIDDLSSRDLPVRWTAPSGFHLTLHFIGEVPQERAELIRLSFANLSLRTGPIRVRTGSLGAFPNEKRPRVIWIGLEGQTDKLEAARAEVGAMLARLNVDVEGGAFKPHLTLGRARDSVDQLFSYQLGEAFSSPSVREIISSKVEFTISELVLFRSHLEKAGARYEELASIRF; encoded by the coding sequence GTGATCATCGCAACCTCCATCGTGCGCAACAGTACGCGCGGTTGCGCATCCCGTCCAACGTCATTCCGCGACACCTATACTCCCGCCATGGCGAAACGAAAACACTCCGCACCATCTCCGAAGCCAGGTCGCCCGCCAGCGAAGCCGGACGGACCGCGTCTCTTCATCGCGGCTCCGTTGCCACCGACCGTGACCGATCAGCTCGGTCATCTCATCGACGATCTTTCCAGCCGTGATCTGCCGGTGCGCTGGACAGCGCCAAGCGGTTTCCATCTGACCCTGCACTTTATCGGCGAAGTACCGCAAGAACGCGCGGAGCTCATCCGGTTGTCGTTTGCCAACCTCTCGCTCCGGACCGGGCCAATCCGGGTGCGCACCGGGTCACTGGGGGCGTTCCCGAACGAAAAGCGTCCACGCGTGATCTGGATCGGTCTTGAAGGGCAAACTGACAAGCTGGAGGCAGCGCGCGCCGAGGTTGGAGCGATGCTCGCACGGTTGAACGTCGACGTCGAAGGCGGCGCATTCAAACCGCACCTGACGTTGGGTCGGGCACGCGACTCCGTCGACCAGCTCTTCTCGTACCAGCTCGGCGAGGCATTTTCGTCCCCGAGCGTGCGGGAGATCATCTCCTCGAAGGTCGAGTTCACGATTTCGGAGCTCGTCCTGTTCCGCAGCCACCTGGAGAAGGCTGGCGCACGTTACGAGGAACTCGCCAGTATTCGATTCTAG
- a CDS encoding FGGY-family carbohydrate kinase, producing MKHQAIGVDIGTTGVKAALISIDGRILADATVEHDLHSPHAGWAEEDPGDWIAGAAKALRQLAMSPEIDRDGIAAIGVSGMVPAMVLLDETGQPVRPAIQQNDARAIEEVAELGTRIDQDRLYRLTGGYTNQQHIAPRLLWVQRHEPDAWARTRTVLGSYDLVTAWLCGAPPAACSLELNWAVESGLYDFRERRWVPDLLDAVQLDLSYFPPVHDPTDVVGSLGPDAAEATGLPTGIPVVAGSADHIASALAAALREDGDTLIKFGGAGDILYCSAKPITHPSLFIDAHDIPGKYLLNGCMAASGSLVKWYVTEILGLDTAKATLQELDREAAEVPPGSGGVTILPYFLGEKTPIMDPRARGVIFGLDLSHSRAHIFRATLEAVMYGFRHHVDVLRDAGLEPTRYMATNGGVSSSLWRQIAADVLNEPITSFRNHPGSVLGVAFVAGMAGGLFSGWDEIDRFLADRYVNDPSAQAAEAYDRGYQIYRDLYRRLQTLFPEID from the coding sequence GTGAAACATCAGGCCATTGGAGTCGATATCGGCACCACCGGTGTCAAGGCAGCGCTGATCTCTATCGACGGCCGGATTCTGGCCGATGCCACCGTCGAGCACGATCTGCACTCCCCGCACGCCGGTTGGGCCGAGGAGGACCCGGGCGACTGGATTGCCGGCGCGGCAAAGGCGTTGCGCCAGCTGGCAATGTCGCCGGAGATCGATCGGGACGGGATTGCCGCCATCGGAGTCAGCGGCATGGTCCCGGCGATGGTGCTGTTGGACGAAACCGGTCAGCCGGTGCGTCCGGCGATTCAGCAGAACGACGCCCGCGCAATCGAAGAAGTGGCCGAACTGGGCACGCGCATCGATCAGGATCGACTCTATCGCCTCACCGGCGGATACACCAATCAGCAACACATCGCGCCTCGGCTGCTTTGGGTGCAACGTCACGAACCGGACGCATGGGCGCGCACCCGGACCGTGCTGGGTTCCTATGACCTGGTGACCGCCTGGCTCTGCGGCGCGCCGCCGGCAGCCTGCAGCCTGGAGCTCAACTGGGCAGTGGAATCCGGACTCTACGATTTCCGGGAGCGTCGCTGGGTGCCCGATTTGCTGGACGCCGTCCAACTCGATCTGTCCTATTTTCCACCGGTGCATGACCCGACCGATGTCGTTGGATCGCTCGGTCCGGACGCTGCCGAGGCGACCGGCTTGCCAACAGGGATTCCGGTGGTGGCGGGCAGCGCCGACCATATCGCCTCCGCATTGGCGGCCGCGCTGCGCGAGGATGGTGACACGCTGATCAAGTTCGGCGGCGCAGGCGACATTCTCTACTGCTCAGCCAAGCCGATCACCCATCCGTCGCTGTTCATCGACGCGCATGACATTCCCGGGAAATACCTGCTCAATGGCTGCATGGCGGCCAGCGGGTCGCTCGTGAAGTGGTACGTGACGGAAATCCTCGGCCTCGACACCGCCAAGGCCACGCTGCAGGAACTCGACCGTGAGGCGGCGGAAGTTCCCCCTGGCTCTGGAGGAGTCACCATCCTCCCCTATTTCCTCGGTGAGAAGACGCCGATCATGGATCCTCGAGCGCGTGGTGTTATCTTCGGGCTCGACCTTTCCCACTCCCGCGCGCACATCTTTCGCGCGACGTTGGAGGCGGTCATGTATGGGTTCCGCCATCACGTCGATGTGCTTCGCGATGCTGGGCTCGAACCAACCCGCTACATGGCAACCAATGGCGGCGTGAGCAGCTCGCTTTGGCGCCAGATCGCGGCCGACGTGCTTAACGAGCCGATCACCTCGTTCCGCAATCATCCGGGTTCCGTATTGGGCGTTGCGTTTGTGGCGGGAATGGCCGGGGGACTCTTTTCCGGTTGGGACGAGATCGACCGCTTCCTGGCGGATCGTTACGTCAACGATCCGAGCGCCCAGGCAGCCGAGGCATACGACCGCGGCTACCAGATTTATCGAGACTTGTATCGGCGCTTACAGACGCTGTTTCCTGAAATCGACTAA
- the moaD gene encoding molybdopterin converting factor subunit 1: protein MITIQMRYFAFVREQLGTSKETIELANGSTVGQALDLVLARSPRLLNAQSAMMVMVNQSYQPREHVLADGDEVAIIPPVSGGSEQKRFLVTEDVIDPRDVEALVVDDAAGALVTFAGTVRDHARGKSVTALEYEAYPPAAEKMLEQIGAEILERWGLRNVAIAHRYGLLQVGETSVVIAVSSAHRDAAFDACRYAIERIKVLVPIWKREVYEDGAVWIGSEAEYQVETGRVAAEDVPAGQS from the coding sequence ATGATCACGATTCAGATGCGTTACTTCGCCTTCGTGCGCGAACAGCTGGGGACATCGAAAGAAACCATCGAGCTGGCAAACGGCTCGACAGTAGGACAGGCGCTCGATCTCGTGCTGGCTCGCTCCCCAAGGCTCCTGAACGCGCAATCGGCCATGATGGTGATGGTGAATCAATCGTATCAACCACGTGAGCACGTGCTGGCCGACGGTGACGAGGTGGCAATCATCCCTCCGGTGAGCGGGGGAAGCGAGCAGAAGCGTTTCCTTGTGACCGAAGACGTCATCGATCCGCGTGACGTCGAAGCGCTCGTCGTCGACGACGCCGCTGGCGCGCTCGTCACCTTTGCCGGGACGGTGCGGGACCATGCGCGTGGCAAGTCGGTAACCGCGCTCGAATATGAGGCCTATCCTCCGGCGGCCGAGAAGATGCTGGAGCAGATCGGCGCCGAGATCCTCGAGCGTTGGGGGTTGCGCAATGTCGCCATCGCGCACCGCTACGGGTTGCTGCAAGTCGGCGAAACGAGCGTGGTGATCGCCGTTTCATCGGCACACCGTGATGCGGCATTCGACGCCTGTCGCTATGCCATCGAGCGAATCAAGGTGCTGGTGCCGATTTGGAAACGCGAAGTTTATGAAGATGGCGCGGTCTGGATCGGAAGTGAAGCCGAGTACCAGGTGGAGACGGGGCGAGTTGCCGCCGAGGACGTGCCAGCCGGACAAAGTTGA
- a CDS encoding pyridoxamine 5'-phosphate oxidase family protein, with the protein MGVIHHLDSDGIEALLAGSIVGRIACNQPGERPYLVPLAYAYDGDSIYAVSGPGRKLDLMRSDPRVSFEVDRVEQSDRWQSVVAEATFEEIADPDEVQLAVALVERATGVPVVMGAHSVVFRLRITARSGRYELPDDLT; encoded by the coding sequence ATGGGCGTGATTCACCATCTCGACAGCGACGGTATCGAGGCACTGCTTGCGGGTTCGATCGTCGGCCGAATTGCCTGCAACCAGCCTGGCGAGCGACCGTACCTGGTTCCACTCGCCTACGCGTACGACGGCGATTCGATCTATGCGGTCAGCGGACCCGGCCGCAAGCTGGACCTGATGCGGTCCGACCCGCGGGTCTCGTTCGAGGTGGACCGCGTCGAGCAATCAGATCGGTGGCAGAGTGTGGTCGCAGAAGCAACGTTCGAAGAGATTGCCGATCCCGACGAGGTGCAACTCGCCGTTGCCCTGGTCGAACGAGCCACAGGTGTCCCGGTCGTGATGGGCGCCCATTCAGTGGTCTTCCGGTTGCGAATCACCGCCCGTTCGGGGCGATATGAGCTACCCGACGATCTCACGTAG
- the pheA gene encoding prephenate dehydratase: MITAFLGPRGTFSEDAAIAFAGESGEFLAFNSFPALTAAVETGLADQALLPIENSIEGSISTTLDLLIHETPLKIADEVVVPVRHFLITPPGGALTDIKVVTTHPQPLGQCRRFLERVLPRAEQVAALSTAAAVEDVVKSGDVQRAAIGTRRAAELYGGQIIAHDIQDIRSNFTRFVVLRNEDSPPTGNDKTSISFVLHVNAPGSLLESLTPFAEGKIELTKVESRPTKEWLGEYYFLLDFQGHRTDPLVVDALERLGRVANVKVFGSYPRFDFQALADEVMAGAGPGVRVL; the protein is encoded by the coding sequence ATGATCACTGCATTCCTTGGTCCGCGCGGGACGTTCAGCGAAGACGCGGCGATTGCATTCGCCGGCGAGTCGGGAGAGTTTCTGGCCTTCAACTCGTTTCCGGCGTTGACTGCTGCGGTCGAAACGGGATTGGCGGATCAGGCGCTGCTCCCGATCGAGAACTCGATCGAGGGGTCGATCAGCACCACGCTCGATCTGCTCATCCATGAGACCCCCCTCAAGATTGCAGACGAGGTGGTGGTGCCGGTTCGGCACTTTCTGATTACACCACCGGGAGGCGCCCTCACCGATATCAAGGTCGTCACCACGCACCCGCAACCACTGGGGCAGTGCCGGCGTTTTCTGGAGCGAGTGTTGCCAAGGGCTGAGCAAGTGGCCGCCCTGAGCACCGCAGCGGCTGTGGAAGACGTGGTCAAGAGCGGTGATGTTCAGCGTGCCGCAATCGGCACGCGCCGTGCAGCCGAACTCTATGGTGGGCAGATCATCGCGCATGACATTCAGGACATTCGCTCGAATTTCACTCGTTTTGTCGTCTTGCGCAACGAAGATTCACCACCCACCGGCAACGACAAGACCTCGATCAGCTTTGTGTTGCATGTGAACGCGCCGGGTTCGTTGCTCGAATCCCTGACTCCCTTTGCGGAAGGAAAGATCGAGCTGACCAAGGTCGAGAGCCGCCCGACCAAGGAGTGGCTGGGGGAGTACTACTTCTTGCTCGATTTTCAGGGACATCGCACCGATCCATTGGTGGTGGACGCGCTCGAACGGCTGGGCCGGGTGGCGAACGTAAAGGTCTTCGGTTCATACCCCCGGTTCGATTTTCAAGCCCTGGCCGACGAGGTCATGGCGGGCGCCGGTCCAGGCGTTCGCGTTCTGTAG
- a CDS encoding BtpA/SgcQ family protein — MAGGNWLQEMTGETKSIIGMVHLPALPGTPLYEESTGMTGIREWVKRDLDALQAGGIDAVMFCNENDRPYRLDSDFASVAAMADTVASMRGELSVPFGVNVLWDPNATLAVAAATGASFCREIFTGAFAGDFGLWIRSAGDAWRYRRQIGAQNVKMIFNINAEFAAPVAPRPIAETAKSVVFSSSPDAICVSGPITSQPANASAMAEVAAAIAGTGVPLLVNTGFKVANAAELLQYADGAIVGSSLKVDGITWNPVDGARVKALMAEVRSATAS, encoded by the coding sequence ATGGCGGGCGGGAACTGGTTGCAGGAAATGACAGGCGAAACCAAGTCGATCATCGGCATGGTCCATCTGCCAGCGCTCCCCGGCACACCGCTCTACGAGGAATCGACCGGCATGACCGGCATTCGCGAATGGGTCAAGCGCGACCTGGACGCGCTTCAGGCTGGCGGCATCGATGCGGTCATGTTCTGCAATGAGAACGACCGCCCATATCGTCTCGATTCGGATTTTGCCTCGGTTGCCGCGATGGCAGACACCGTTGCTTCCATGCGCGGTGAACTCTCGGTGCCATTCGGCGTCAACGTTCTCTGGGACCCGAACGCTACATTGGCGGTGGCGGCGGCCACCGGCGCCTCGTTCTGTCGCGAAATCTTCACGGGAGCCTTTGCCGGCGACTTCGGACTCTGGATTCGATCCGCGGGCGATGCCTGGCGATACCGTCGCCAGATCGGCGCGCAGAATGTCAAGATGATCTTCAATATCAATGCCGAGTTCGCCGCGCCGGTTGCCCCGCGGCCGATCGCGGAAACTGCCAAGTCGGTCGTCTTCTCTTCCTCGCCCGATGCAATCTGCGTCTCCGGACCGATCACCAGCCAGCCCGCCAATGCGTCGGCGATGGCCGAGGTGGCGGCCGCCATTGCAGGGACCGGGGTGCCGCTGCTGGTCAACACCGGGTTCAAGGTGGCGAATGCCGCCGAACTGCTGCAATACGCCGATGGCGCGATCGTCGGTTCGAGCCTGAAGGTCGACGGTATTACCTGGAATCCAGTCGATGGCGCGCGGGTGAAGGCGCTGATGGCCGAAGTGCGCTCGGCGACAGCGAGCTAG
- the cysK gene encoding cysteine synthase A, translating to MPVLDISESDLVRRTRPAIADDATELIGNTPLLRLSRFAPDTPGRLVGKLEALSPGYSVKDRIGVAMILDAEAKGLITPGKTTIIEPTSGNTGIALAWVAASRGYRLILTMPESMSLERRVLLLAYGAELVLTPAADGMVGSIWKAEELMEAIPDSWMPMQFENPANPAIHNRTTAVELWQDTNGAIDILVGGVGTGGTITGVGQVLKSLKPSFQVIAVEPAESPFLAGGEAAPHKIQGIGANFVPPVLDTDLIDEIVHVPGDAAMEAARELMVTEGILAGISAGAAVYAGRELARRDENQGKLIVAILPDTGERYLSTPLFSDLRDKASTMPTSVLTAGTSR from the coding sequence ATGCCTGTCCTCGATATTTCCGAATCCGATCTCGTTCGCCGGACGCGTCCCGCGATCGCCGACGACGCCACCGAGCTGATTGGAAACACTCCGCTCCTGCGGCTCTCACGATTTGCGCCCGATACGCCGGGGCGCCTGGTCGGCAAGCTGGAAGCTTTATCGCCCGGCTATTCGGTCAAGGACCGCATTGGGGTTGCGATGATCCTGGACGCTGAAGCGAAAGGACTCATCACTCCCGGCAAGACGACGATCATCGAACCAACCAGCGGCAACACGGGCATCGCGCTTGCCTGGGTCGCCGCTTCGCGCGGATATCGCCTGATCCTCACCATGCCGGAAAGCATGAGTCTGGAGCGACGGGTGCTCCTCCTCGCCTACGGCGCGGAACTCGTGCTGACGCCTGCGGCCGATGGCATGGTCGGCTCGATCTGGAAGGCAGAGGAGCTGATGGAGGCGATCCCCGACTCCTGGATGCCGATGCAGTTCGAAAACCCCGCCAACCCCGCCATCCATAACCGCACGACCGCGGTCGAGCTTTGGCAGGACACAAACGGGGCGATCGACATTCTGGTCGGCGGAGTTGGAACCGGAGGAACCATCACTGGCGTCGGACAGGTGCTCAAGAGTCTCAAGCCATCGTTCCAGGTCATAGCCGTCGAGCCAGCCGAGTCTCCATTTCTGGCCGGAGGTGAGGCGGCGCCTCACAAGATCCAGGGGATCGGCGCCAACTTCGTCCCGCCGGTGCTGGACACCGATCTCATCGACGAAATCGTTCATGTGCCGGGCGATGCGGCTATGGAAGCCGCGCGCGAGCTCATGGTCACCGAAGGGATTCTGGCCGGGATTTCGGCCGGAGCGGCTGTCTACGCGGGACGTGAACTGGCGAGGCGCGACGAGAACCAGGGCAAGCTGATCGTTGCGATCTTGCCGGACACGGGTGAGCGCTACCTGAGCACGCCCCTCTTCTCCGACTTGCGTGACAAGGCGTCCACCATGCCGACGTCGGTGCTCACTGCCGGGACGTCCAGGTAG
- the prfA gene encoding peptide chain release factor 1, which yields MSKLMDTLGEINRRYQELDELFADPAIATDPARLQEIGRERAELEEIVSTYNEFEATESAIADAELLASDSDPEMASMAAEEMRTLKEQQSVLMNRIKALLVPKDPNDAKNVIVEVRAGTGGDEAALFAADLFRMYARYAERQRWKVEILSATETDGGGYREIIFQVTGKNAYSFLRYESGVHRVQRVPATESQGRIHTSTASVAVLPEAEEVDIQISENDLRIDVYRSSGNGGQSVNTTDSAVRITHIPTGLVVACQDERSQLKNKLKAMTILRSRLYETEQERLAAERGDARKSQIGSAERSEKIRTYNYPQDRISDHRIKMNLSNIPGVMDGQIDTLVQELRAADEAQRLAEAGLEDEHAVVAA from the coding sequence ATGAGCAAACTCATGGACACACTCGGCGAAATCAATCGCCGATATCAAGAGCTCGACGAGCTTTTCGCCGACCCTGCCATCGCCACCGATCCCGCGCGCCTGCAAGAGATCGGCCGCGAACGAGCAGAGCTGGAAGAGATCGTCAGCACGTACAACGAATTCGAAGCCACCGAATCGGCCATCGCCGATGCGGAGTTGCTGGCGTCAGACTCTGATCCGGAGATGGCCTCCATGGCCGCTGAGGAGATGCGCACGCTCAAAGAGCAGCAAAGCGTGCTGATGAACCGGATCAAGGCGCTGCTCGTGCCGAAAGACCCGAACGACGCAAAGAACGTCATCGTCGAGGTACGCGCCGGCACTGGAGGAGACGAAGCGGCCCTCTTCGCCGCCGATCTCTTCCGCATGTACGCCCGCTATGCCGAACGCCAGCGCTGGAAAGTGGAGATCCTTTCCGCGACCGAAACCGATGGCGGCGGATATCGCGAGATCATCTTCCAGGTGACCGGCAAGAACGCGTATAGCTTCTTGCGCTACGAATCCGGCGTGCACCGCGTGCAACGCGTACCGGCGACCGAGAGCCAGGGACGCATCCACACGTCCACCGCAAGCGTGGCGGTCCTTCCCGAAGCGGAAGAAGTCGACATCCAAATCTCGGAAAACGATCTGCGCATCGACGTCTATCGCTCCTCCGGCAACGGCGGTCAAAGCGTCAACACAACCGACTCGGCGGTACGCATCACACACATTCCGACCGGGTTGGTCGTTGCGTGCCAGGACGAGCGCAGCCAGCTCAAGAACAAACTGAAAGCGATGACCATTCTCCGCTCCCGGCTCTACGAAACCGAACAGGAGCGGCTGGCCGCCGAACGAGGTGACGCACGCAAGTCGCAAATCGGCAGCGCCGAGCGAAGCGAAAAGATCCGCACCTACAACTACCCGCAGGACCGCATTTCCGACCATCGCATCAAGATGAATCTGAGCAATATTCCTGGCGTGATGGACGGGCAGATCGATACCCTCGTGCAGGAGCTGCGAGCGGCCGACGAGGCACAGCGGCTCGCCGAAGCCGGTCTCGAGGACGAACACGCGGTCGTCGCGGCGTAG
- the prmC gene encoding peptide chain release factor N(5)-glutamine methyltransferase: MTEPRPEPTVGQTISSATSELRAAGIASPRLDAEVLLCSVLRRTRTQLAIDPEIVLTPDQQEAFRSSIRRRLQGESVAYITGTREFMGHNFHVGPGVLVPRPETELLVERAVAVIDRLWRGVPIRVLDLCTGSGAIALSLALLTDPALVSITGCDISTDALAYAKGNRQELGLSARVELVEGDLLSWTRGPWDVILTNPPYLTPTQVDGNPDLAAEPRLALDGGPGGLKVIERILDQSAARVAQQFAMMIEIDPSQASTVASLAGARFPGARVMIVDDLSGRARFVSIERQESPS; the protein is encoded by the coding sequence ATGACAGAGCCGAGACCGGAACCTACGGTCGGCCAAACGATCTCGTCTGCCACGTCAGAACTACGTGCGGCCGGAATCGCTTCACCACGCCTCGACGCCGAGGTGCTGCTCTGCTCGGTTCTGCGCCGAACGCGAACCCAGCTGGCGATCGATCCTGAGATCGTTCTGACGCCTGACCAACAGGAAGCGTTCCGGTCTTCGATCCGACGTCGCTTGCAGGGCGAGTCGGTTGCCTATATCACTGGCACACGCGAGTTCATGGGGCACAACTTCCATGTTGGTCCCGGGGTGCTCGTTCCTCGCCCGGAAACCGAACTGCTGGTGGAGCGAGCAGTGGCCGTGATCGACCGGCTGTGGCGCGGTGTTCCGATTCGCGTGCTCGACCTCTGCACTGGCAGCGGCGCCATTGCGTTGTCTTTGGCGTTGCTGACGGACCCGGCACTGGTGTCGATCACCGGGTGCGACATTTCGACAGATGCCCTGGCGTACGCAAAGGGCAATCGTCAGGAGCTTGGACTTAGCGCCCGTGTCGAACTGGTGGAGGGAGATCTCCTCTCCTGGACGCGGGGGCCGTGGGACGTGATCCTCACCAACCCGCCGTATCTCACTCCAACACAAGTCGACGGCAATCCGGATCTGGCAGCGGAACCACGATTGGCGCTCGACGGCGGGCCCGGCGGCCTGAAGGTGATCGAACGCATCCTCGATCAGTCAGCGGCCAGGGTAGCTCAGCAGTTTGCGATGATGATCGAGATCGACCCGAGTCAGGCATCTACGGTCGCCTCGCTTGCGGGCGCGCGCTTTCCGGGCGCGCGTGTCATGATCGTGGACGATCTATCTGGCCGCGCCAGGTTCGTTTCGATCGAGCGACAGGAGTCCCCGTCATGA
- a CDS encoding sulfite oxidase — MTIAGKDARLTPYGQTNLGMDLGLIDGLYVPNELFFVRSNGAIPGIDPTSWRLTIDGEVAVPAEFSLSDLEQMPQVELPAFLECTGNGRSRFDPVAEGTTWKNDAAGNAIWGGVRLRELLDAVQPTEAGVEVVSQGGDLETMQRGLPLSVALQPSTLIALRMNGDPLPVAHGAPARLLVPGWAGIASTKWLTRLTVSDRPFTGPFQGDLYVIYDADGVPIQPVREMPVKSVIANPTDGAVMPGNGIAYGYAWSGHGGIETVETSFDGGDSWQPATIAQEAGPYSWVRWEQSLALPPGTHELCARATDRRGLTQPWKALWNQKGYFMNEIQRVTFSIEE, encoded by the coding sequence ATGACGATTGCCGGAAAAGACGCACGCCTGACACCCTATGGCCAAACCAACCTCGGCATGGACCTCGGACTCATCGATGGCCTCTACGTGCCCAACGAGCTCTTTTTCGTTCGATCGAATGGCGCGATTCCGGGCATCGATCCAACGAGTTGGCGCTTGACGATCGACGGAGAAGTTGCGGTGCCGGCGGAGTTTTCCCTGTCCGATCTCGAACAAATGCCACAGGTCGAGCTTCCCGCGTTCCTGGAATGCACCGGGAACGGGCGATCGCGTTTCGATCCAGTCGCTGAGGGAACGACCTGGAAGAACGACGCGGCCGGAAACGCTATTTGGGGCGGCGTTCGGCTTCGCGAACTGCTGGACGCCGTCCAACCGACCGAAGCTGGAGTCGAGGTCGTCTCCCAGGGCGGCGATCTCGAGACAATGCAACGCGGGCTGCCGCTCAGCGTGGCACTGCAACCGAGCACCCTGATCGCGCTGCGCATGAATGGGGACCCGTTGCCAGTGGCGCATGGCGCCCCGGCGCGTCTGCTGGTGCCGGGATGGGCAGGGATCGCGTCAACGAAATGGTTGACCAGGTTGACGGTCAGCGATCGCCCGTTCACCGGACCGTTCCAGGGCGATCTCTATGTGATCTACGATGCCGACGGCGTGCCCATTCAGCCGGTGCGCGAGATGCCAGTCAAGTCGGTGATCGCGAATCCAACCGATGGGGCTGTCATGCCCGGGAACGGTATTGCCTACGGGTATGCCTGGTCTGGTCATGGAGGCATCGAGACAGTCGAAACCAGCTTCGACGGCGGCGATAGCTGGCAACCCGCGACCATCGCTCAGGAAGCCGGTCCCTACTCCTGGGTGCGGTGGGAGCAATCGTTAGCCCTTCCGCCAGGAACGCACGAGCTCTGTGCCAGGGCAACCGACCGGCGCGGGCTGACGCAGCCCTGGAAAGCACTCTGGAACCAGAAGGGTTACTTCATGAACGAAATCCAGCGAGTGACCTTTTCGATCGAGGAATAG